One Haloarchaeobius amylolyticus genomic window, TGACGCTCGTGGCGACGAACAGCCACGTGATGCCGAAGGAGTTCCAGAACGCGGGGTCAGTGAGGACGGAGATGTAGTTCTCCAGTCCGATGAACGTCGCCTCACCGAACGTCAGGAGCGACAGCGCGCCCTCGCCGGCGAACAGGTTCGACGGCTTCGCGTTCGTGAAGGACACCCCGATGAGGTACAGGATGGGGAACAGCATGAACGCCGAGAACATGAACAGTCCCGGCAGGACGAGGAGGAGCGATGCGTCTTCGCGCTCCAGGAACGGGATGTCTTCGACCCGCTGTGCGACGCCAGATTCGGTGCTCATCTTACTCCCAGTTGGACCGGATCTTCTTCGCGGCCTGTGCGAGGGCCGATTCGGGGTCCGCGTCGCCGTTGAACGCCTTGGTGAGGGCGTCGCCGACCGGGCCCCACACCTTGTTCATTTTCGGGTGCGTCGGCATCGGGTAGCCCTGTGCGACGGCCTCGGAGAAGCCACGGACGCGCGGCGGGAGTTCGTCGCTGCCGGCGAGGCTGTCGAGGACCGGGATGGCGCCCTGGTCCTTCGCGGCCTGCAGTGCGCGGTCCTCGTTCGTGACGTGCCACTCGGCGAACGACCGGGCGGCGGACGCGCTGGCGCCGCCCTCGGCCATCGCCTTCGAGAAGTACCACATCGTGATGCCCGTGTAGGGGTTGGGCTCGCCGCCCTCGGGCTTGGGGAGCTTCGTGACGCCGAAGTTCACGCCCTTCTCGTTGAGCGTCGAGAGGTACCACGGGCCGTTGATGGCGAAGGCGGCGTTGCCCTCGGCGAAGACGGCTGCCTGGGCCTCGTAGCCGGGGTCCTTCGGCATGTACGGCTTGAAGTTGTCGAGTGCGAACTTGAGCCCCTTGACGGTACTCGACTGCTCGAGGCCGAGCATCGGGTCCTTCTGGGGGTCGAAGTAGTAGCCACCGAAGCCCTGGAGCCACGCGCTGGCGAAGTAGGGGTCGAACGGGTAGCCGATGCCGTACTTCCCGTTGCTGGGGTCGTGGAAGTCCTCCATCACGGAGCGCATGTCGGCGACCGTCTCCGGCGGGGAATCGACGACGTCCTTGTTGTAGACGAGCGCCACGGTCTCCGCGGAGTGCGGGAGGCCGACGGTCTTGCCGTCGAACTGGACGGCCTGTGCGGCCGCGTCGGTGAACTGGTCGAGGCTGACGGAGAGTTCGTCGCCCTGGCCAGCGAGGAAGCCACGCTGGGAGTAGTCGCCGACCCAGTCGTGTGCCCACTCGAAGAGTTTCGGGCCCTGGCCGGCGGGGATGGCACTGGTCGTCTTCTTCGCGAGGTCGGCGATGTCCGCACCCTTGATGGTGTGCTTGGAGTTGCCGTTGAAGTTCTCGATGGCCTCCTTGCGTGCCGGAATCTCCGTGTCGGGGAGGCTGTACCAGACCTTCGCGGTGCCGGCCGGTCCGGACGAGGTCGTCGTCTCTTCCGAGTCGGAGTCGCCACCGCCGTCGTTATCGTTGCCACCGCCGCCGTCGTTCGCCTGCGTGTCGGTCGACTGCTCCTGGACGCCCACACAGCCCGCGAGCGTGCCGAGGGTACCTGCCACACCGAGCTTCTTGAGCACTGCCCTGCGTTCCATTGACATGGTGAATATTAGATGAATTAGTCCTTCACACCTTAAATCATTCGGCTCCGTCACTATTGTTTGTACAACTCCCGTTGTACCCCCTGACCTCTAGGACCCCGTGACCGAGACCGACGTCCGGGCCGTCGCCAGCCCGACCGTCTCCAGCGGGTCGTCGCCACTCGGCGCGACCACGGTGATCTGGTTCCGACCCTCGGCGAGCGTGACGGTCGCGTCGAAGGAGCCGTCGGAGACGGGCAGTCGGGTGGTCTCCGCGCCGGTCCTGACGACGACCTCGGCCGCGTCGGTCGTCCCCGAGAGGGACACCTCCGTCGTGTCCACGACCGGGTCGGGGAAGGTCACGTCGAGCGAGGGCGCCGGCGTCTGTTCGCCCTCGACGTAGCGCTGCTCGACGAACGCGGGCGTCTCGACCGGTTCACCCACGTCGAGGCTCCACGCGAGCCGGACGAACTGGGCCATGCTCCACGAGAGGGGCGTGGCACTGCCCGTGCCCTCGCCGAACGCCCAGCCGTACTCGGTCGGCTCCTCGCGGTCCCACACCTGCTCGGGGATCATGCGGCCTTCGTTGGCGAACCGGGCCATCGTCCGAAGCAGGTTCTGCGGGGCGAGGTCGCCCGAGGTGGTCCCCGCGCGGAGCTCGTACTCGGCGCGCTCGCCCGTGAAGATGGGCCAGAGCCGCCCCTTCGTGTTCGGTGCGACCGACCACGGCGCGCCCGATTCGCCCTCGCCGTAGCCGTCGCCGTTGTAGCGGTACCAGGCCGGGCCGCTGGGCGTGTCGACGCGGATGGTCTCGTCGACCACCGACAGCGAGTTCTGCACCAGCTCGTCGTCGGCCGGGACGATGCCGAGTCGGACGAGTTCGAGGAAGCCGGCGTCGATGACGGCGCGCTCGTCGAGCGTCGGGCCGCCGTTTGCCAGCCCGCGGTCCGCACCGTCGTCGGGGTCGCGGTCGTCGTTCACGCGGAAGTAGTACGGCGGCTCGTGGCCGTCCGCGCCGGTCGTGGTCGCACACCACTCCGAGACGCCGTCGCGCCAGCGGTCCGCCAGGCCGAGGTAGACCAGCGCGTCCTCGCGCTCGCCCTCGTCCGCGGCCAGGCGCGCGGCGCACGCGAGGCCGGCGACCTCGGCCGCGATGGTGCTCGGCGAGAAGCCGCCCTCCTCCTCCCAGCGTTCCTGGGCCGTCTCGGGGCCGCTCCGGGCCACGTAGTCCGCGGACGCCCGGATGCTGTCGTAGCCGTAGGCCGCCTCATCGAATCCGTGCCCGTGGCGTTCGCGCAGCTGGTAGGCCATCACGAGCGGGAAGGCGACGTTGTCGAGTTGCTCGCCGCCCCAGCGGGTGCGCCCGTCGAGGTAGGTGTTCTGCGGGAGGAAGCCCTGTTCGTCCTGCTGGACCGTCAGCAGGTACTCGGTGGCCGCGATGGCCGCCTCGGCGTGCCCCATCGCGTCGAGGGCGGTGAACGCCTGGTAGAGGTCGCGCGACCAGACGAAGTTGTAGCCCACGTCGCTCGCTTTGTCGGCGATGACGCCCTTGCCCCAGGGGACCGACGGGGAGGCGATGCCGGCGCCGTGGAAGGTCTTGTCCTCGACCGCGCGCAGGGCCATAGCGGCGGTCCGGTACTGCGGTTCGAGGGCGTCGTCGCCCGCGACCGAGTCGGGGACGCGCACGTCCTCGAAGAACGACCGCCAGGAGGCGCGGTACTCGGCGCGGACCGCCTCGTAGCCGCGGTCCAGCGCGCGCCTGGCTTCCGCGGTCGCGTCCTCCGCGGCGGCGTCCTGCACGAAGCCGATGGCGGCGGTGGTCTCGGTGCTGCCGGAGCCGAGTCGCCCGGCGAGGACGAGGTTCCCCTCGGCGGAATCGCTCGGGTCGAGCGCCTCGCCTCGCTGGACGAGCGCCATCGCGGACTCGTCCTTCACGCCGGCGGCGGTCGCCCAGTCGAAGCCGTCGGCGGCCGCCACGCTCGCGGCGACCACGTAGGGGTTCCCGTCCTCGTCGAGCACCGGCCCGCCGGTCGGGGCGTCCTCGGCCGCCAGCGCGTAGCCGTCGCCGTCTGTGACCCTGACGCCGGCGTCGCCCGCGGTCGCCGCCGAGATGGCCGGGCGCGCGACGAGGTAGAGGTCGAACTCGTCGGCGGCGTCGAAGGCCACGTCCATGAGGATGGCGTCGCCGGCGGGGTCGGCGGCGTACTCGACCTGCAGCGACCAGTCGCGGTCGTCGCTCGCGGCGACCTCGTGGCGGTAGAGCAGCGCGTCGTCTGCGGCGGGGACGACCCGGCGCTCGACCGGGTCGTCGTCGCGCCGACTCTGGTCGTGGCTCCGGGCGACGTAGCCCTCGCCGTCGGTCACGAGGAAGTCCACGGTCCGGAAGTGCATCAGGTCGACGCGCGGGAAGCGCGGCTCGGTGAGTGCGCCCGCCGTCAGCGTGAACCAGACGCGCGAGGACTCGTCGGCGGCGTGGTCCGCCACCGTGCCGAGCCCGTACTTCTCGCCGGTCGTCCAGAAGGGCGCGAGTTCGACCGGGTCGAGTTCCGGTGTCGCGGTCGTCGTCCCGGTCCCCGTGCCGGCTCCCGCCGTGGTCCCGGTGTCGGCCGTGGTCCCACTGCCGTCGCTCTGGCCGTTGCAGCCCGCGAGGCCGACCGCCGCGACCCCGCCGAGCGAGCCCAGCAGGGCGCGCCGCGTCGACCCGGACCGGTCGTGTTCGCTCTCGTCACTCATTGTCGTGCTAGCTGGTGCCGTGGATGGCAAAAGTGCTACGAAATTATGCATCACAGTTTTCGCTCAGAGGGCAAGAACTATACTGTGGGAAAACGACTCATGCCAATAATGGCGACAGTAACGCTGGACGAACTACGAAAGGAGTACGACAACGGGCGGATCGTGGCCGTCGACGACCTCTCCATCGAGGTCGAAGACGGCGAGTTCGTCACCGTGGTCGGGCCGTCAGGCTGCGGGAAATCGACGACGCTGCGGATGCTCGCGGGGCTGGAGCGCCCCACCGCCGGCCGGGTGAACATCGGGAACGAGGACGTGACGGACGTCCACGCGCGCAACCGCGACGTGGCGATGGTGTTCCAGAACTACGCGCTCTACCCCCACAAGACGGTCGCCCAGAACATGGGCTTCGGCCTGCGCATGAGTACGGACCTCTCGAAGGACGAGCGCCAGCAGCGCGTCATCGAGACGGCCGAGATGATGGGTATCGAGGACCTGCTCGACGACAAGCCCGACGAACTTTCCGGCGGGCAGAAACAGCGCGTCGCACTGGGGCGCGCCATCGTCCGCGAACCCGACGTGTTCCTGTTCGACGAGCCGCTGTCGAACCTCGACGCGAAGCTCCGGACCTCGATGCGGACCGAGATCCAGCGCCTGCAGGCCGACCTCGACACCACCGCCATCTACGTCACCCACGACCAGGAGGAGGCGATGACGATGGGCGACCGCATCGTCATCCTCAAAGACGGCGAACTCCAGCAGGTCGGCCAGCCGAAGGAGGTCTACAACAACCCGACGAACGAGTTCGTCGGCGGCTTCGTCGGCTCCCCGAGCATGAACTTCCTCGACGTGGAGGTACACGACGAGGCCGGCCGCATCAGCCTGAAGGGTCCCGACGGCTTCGACTTCCAGCTCGCCGAGGCCGAGACCAGCGCGCTCCGCCGGGTGAACAGCGGGGACGACGTCCGGCTGGGTATCCGCCCCGAGGACGTGTTCGTCACCGACGGCGGCGCGAACGCCCAGACCACCACCCTCGACGTGCTCGAACCCATCGGGAGCGACAACTACCTCTACCTCGACATCGGCGACGACTTCATCGCCCGCGTCGACTCCGACATCGAGCCCGAGCCCGGCCAGCAGATCCAGATCACCTTCGACTCCAATGACGTGCACCTCTTCGACCTCGAGACCGGCGAGTCGCTGTTCCTCGACCGGGGCGAAGAGCAGACCGTCACGGCCTGAACCCGTTCTTCCTCTCCTCTCGAAGCGGTCTTCCGAACGGCCGACACGGTTACGTGTCTCCAATTCGTCACGTTGGCCAGGCCGATGCTCCCCCTCCTGCTCGACGCCATCCAGTCGGTCCCTCAGCGCGCGTGGCTGTCGCTCGCAGCCTCGCTCTTCCTGTTCGGTATCGGCGGCCTGTACCTCTACTACGAGGTCCGTGCGCTCGCCGGACTCGGGGACCCCGTCGGGCCGTCGGACGACGACGAGCTGACAGGGGTCACCGTCTTGCGGCGCATCAGGGCCTGGATCGTCATCATCACGTTCCCGATCTTCGGACTGCTGTTCCTCGTTCTGTTCATCAGCGCCTTACGGGCGGCCTGATTCCGGTCGTGACCCAGACCGCGAAAACGAGAGCGGAGCGTCCCTACTGGTCGGCGACGGCGCGCCGTTCCGCCAGCATGTCGTACTCGTCCATCAGCGCGACGGTCGCCAGCCGGAGGGCGTGGGGCCAGCCCAGGGGGGTCGCGCTGTCGGGCGTCCCGTCGTCGAACACCTGCTCGGGGAGGTAGCTGGTGTCCATGCACAGCGGGCCGCCGGGGAGGACGAGCGCGAGGAGTTCGCGGGCCAGCGCGGCGAACTCGTCGGCGCGGTCGTCGCCGTGGTCGCGCAGGACCGCCGCGAGGCTGGCGGCGGCGTGGGCGCCCCACGCGGTCGAGACGGACCAGATCTTCTCGTCGTGCTGCTCGCGCATCCGCCAGCCGTCGCCCTCGTAGCGGATGAGCCCCTCGACCTCGTCGGTGGGGCGGCGCCAGAGCGTCTGGACGACCGTCTCGACGTGGGAGACGAGCCGGTCGAGGCGGGCCTCGTCGACGGACTCGAACTGGTCGTAGGTCCGGTGTGCGGCGGCCACGGCCAGCGTCGCGGAGTCACACCGGGCGTCGAGGACGGTGCCCTCCTCCTCGTCCTCGGTGTACTCCCGGAGCGCGTAGATGCCCTTCTCGGGGACCCAGAGGTCGTCCATGGCGTCGTACACCTGCCGGGCGCGGCTCGCGGCGTGGTCGGCGAGGTCGGCGTCGACGCCCGCGGTCCCGGCGAGGGTCGCGTACGCCTCGAGGAAGGTGGCGGCGGTGTGGGTGAACCGCCCGGTCATGTCCTCCCAGGCGTTCTGGCAGACCTCGGGCCGGCCGTCGTCCTCGAGCGTGTCGTCGAGGCTGTCGAGGGCGGCTTCGAGCGTCGCCGTCACGTCGGTCCGGTCTGCCTCGTCGTCGGTCGCGTCGGCGTAGGCGCCGAGGAAGGCGATGACGCTCCCGGTCTGGTCGGCCTGGTAGTCCACGTCGTCGCCCGACTCGAGCCGGCCGTTGGCCCATCCGGGGGCGAGGCTGCCGTCGTGGGGCCAGACGCGGTGGGGCCAGGAGCCGTCCTCGCGCTGGGTGTCGGCGTAGGCGGCCGCGCTCTGGTCGTGCCAGTCGTCGAGGGCGAGGTCGTACTCGGCGGCCGATTCCAGGAGGAACAGGGATATCTCGGCGTCGTCGCGGAACCAGGTGTAGCCGTAGCCGCCGGAGTAGGCGTAGAACGGGTCGAAGTCGGGGCCGGCGATACGGAGGCCGGTCCGCCCGGAGAGCAGCGAGAGGACGCGCAGGTCGGCCGCCATCGCCTCGGCATAGTCGTGGTCGTCGGGGACGGGGACCTCGACCTGCTCGGTGGCGGCGTCCTCTAGGGCTCCCGCGTCGGTGTAGGTCGCCGCGAGGTCGTCGAGGTGCGCGAGGGCGTCCTCGCGCGGGAACTCGCTGCTGTCGGTCAGGAGCGTCGTCAGCGTCGCCGAGCCGTCCTCGACGGGGAGGAACGCGACGAGGTTACCGCTCAGGCGAGCCTCCTCGTAGCGCCCGTTGCTGATGGGTCGGGGGAGGTCGACCGGCTCGTCCGACAGTATCTCGCCGTACTTCGCGGCGACCTGCCCCTGTATCTCGGCGAAGCCGGTCGCGCTGGCGACGAAGTCGTGCTCGTCGGTGTGGAACACCTCGATGGCGGTCTCGTGGTGGAGCTGGCCGATGCGGGTGTCCTGGGCGTCGGGGGCGAACCCGACGAAGGCGACGACCTCCACGTCCTCGCCCGAGAGGTCCTCACAGTCGAAGTACGTGACGTGGGCGTCGCCGAGTGTGAGGTCGTACTGGCTGACGCTTCCGAGGTGTGTCTCGTGGTCGGTGACGACCAGCGCGGTGTGGCGGTGGTAGGTCTGGGCGGTCGGCTGGCAGTGGTCGAACCAGACGACGTCGTCGTCGACGCGGAGGCCGAACCGGGACCGTTCCAGCCCGTTCAGCCCCGTCAGCGGATACCCGTAGTCAGAGAGAGAACCGTCCGGGTCGACGTGGACGAGCCGCCCGTCCCGTCCCGAGAAGTGGCCAGTCGTCGACCGGGACTCGCCCGGGAAGGCGGTCGCGTCGTGCCGATGGTGTTTGTAATCGTTGAGTGCGT contains:
- a CDS encoding ABC transporter ATP-binding protein; this translates as MATVTLDELRKEYDNGRIVAVDDLSIEVEDGEFVTVVGPSGCGKSTTLRMLAGLERPTAGRVNIGNEDVTDVHARNRDVAMVFQNYALYPHKTVAQNMGFGLRMSTDLSKDERQQRVIETAEMMGIEDLLDDKPDELSGGQKQRVALGRAIVREPDVFLFDEPLSNLDAKLRTSMRTEIQRLQADLDTTAIYVTHDQEEAMTMGDRIVILKDGELQQVGQPKEVYNNPTNEFVGGFVGSPSMNFLDVEVHDEAGRISLKGPDGFDFQLAEAETSALRRVNSGDDVRLGIRPEDVFVTDGGANAQTTTLDVLEPIGSDNYLYLDIGDDFIARVDSDIEPEPGQQIQITFDSNDVHLFDLETGESLFLDRGEEQTVTA
- a CDS encoding extracellular solute-binding protein, which produces MSMERRAVLKKLGVAGTLGTLAGCVGVQEQSTDTQANDGGGGNDNDGGGDSDSEETTTSSGPAGTAKVWYSLPDTEIPARKEAIENFNGNSKHTIKGADIADLAKKTTSAIPAGQGPKLFEWAHDWVGDYSQRGFLAGQGDELSVSLDQFTDAAAQAVQFDGKTVGLPHSAETVALVYNKDVVDSPPETVADMRSVMEDFHDPSNGKYGIGYPFDPYFASAWLQGFGGYYFDPQKDPMLGLEQSSTVKGLKFALDNFKPYMPKDPGYEAQAAVFAEGNAAFAINGPWYLSTLNEKGVNFGVTKLPKPEGGEPNPYTGITMWYFSKAMAEGGASASAARSFAEWHVTNEDRALQAAKDQGAIPVLDSLAGSDELPPRVRGFSEAVAQGYPMPTHPKMNKVWGPVGDALTKAFNGDADPESALAQAAKKIRSNWE
- a CDS encoding glucan 1,4-alpha-glucosidase, which gives rise to MQLRDALNDYKHHRHDATAFPGESRSTTGHFSGRDGRLVHVDPDGSLSDYGYPLTGLNGLERSRFGLRVDDDVVWFDHCQPTAQTYHRHTALVVTDHETHLGSVSQYDLTLGDAHVTYFDCEDLSGEDVEVVAFVGFAPDAQDTRIGQLHHETAIEVFHTDEHDFVASATGFAEIQGQVAAKYGEILSDEPVDLPRPISNGRYEEARLSGNLVAFLPVEDGSATLTTLLTDSSEFPREDALAHLDDLAATYTDAGALEDAATEQVEVPVPDDHDYAEAMAADLRVLSLLSGRTGLRIAGPDFDPFYAYSGGYGYTWFRDDAEISLFLLESAAEYDLALDDWHDQSAAAYADTQREDGSWPHRVWPHDGSLAPGWANGRLESGDDVDYQADQTGSVIAFLGAYADATDDEADRTDVTATLEAALDSLDDTLEDDGRPEVCQNAWEDMTGRFTHTAATFLEAYATLAGTAGVDADLADHAASRARQVYDAMDDLWVPEKGIYALREYTEDEEEGTVLDARCDSATLAVAAAHRTYDQFESVDEARLDRLVSHVETVVQTLWRRPTDEVEGLIRYEGDGWRMREQHDEKIWSVSTAWGAHAAASLAAVLRDHGDDRADEFAALARELLALVLPGGPLCMDTSYLPEQVFDDGTPDSATPLGWPHALRLATVALMDEYDMLAERRAVADQ
- a CDS encoding glycoside hydrolase family 15 protein; translated protein: MSDESEHDRSGSTRRALLGSLGGVAAVGLAGCNGQSDGSGTTADTGTTAGAGTGTGTTTATPELDPVELAPFWTTGEKYGLGTVADHAADESSRVWFTLTAGALTEPRFPRVDLMHFRTVDFLVTDGEGYVARSHDQSRRDDDPVERRVVPAADDALLYRHEVAASDDRDWSLQVEYAADPAGDAILMDVAFDAADEFDLYLVARPAISAATAGDAGVRVTDGDGYALAAEDAPTGGPVLDEDGNPYVVAASVAAADGFDWATAAGVKDESAMALVQRGEALDPSDSAEGNLVLAGRLGSGSTETTAAIGFVQDAAAEDATAEARRALDRGYEAVRAEYRASWRSFFEDVRVPDSVAGDDALEPQYRTAAMALRAVEDKTFHGAGIASPSVPWGKGVIADKASDVGYNFVWSRDLYQAFTALDAMGHAEAAIAATEYLLTVQQDEQGFLPQNTYLDGRTRWGGEQLDNVAFPLVMAYQLRERHGHGFDEAAYGYDSIRASADYVARSGPETAQERWEEEGGFSPSTIAAEVAGLACAARLAADEGEREDALVYLGLADRWRDGVSEWCATTTGADGHEPPYYFRVNDDRDPDDGADRGLANGGPTLDERAVIDAGFLELVRLGIVPADDELVQNSLSVVDETIRVDTPSGPAWYRYNGDGYGEGESGAPWSVAPNTKGRLWPIFTGERAEYELRAGTTSGDLAPQNLLRTMARFANEGRMIPEQVWDREEPTEYGWAFGEGTGSATPLSWSMAQFVRLAWSLDVGEPVETPAFVEQRYVEGEQTPAPSLDVTFPDPVVDTTEVSLSGTTDAAEVVVRTGAETTRLPVSDGSFDATVTLAEGRNQITVVAPSGDDPLETVGLATARTSVSVTGS